The Solanum lycopersicum chromosome 9, SLM_r2.1 genome window below encodes:
- the LOC101262653 gene encoding U-box domain-containing protein 9 yields the protein MAKTDVVEGDPLTVKEIELKRELQRLVKAILSQEEINVDAIDKTQQILLDLKELKIKRSPSSLDLPFPDEFRCPLSKQLMTDPVMLASGQTYDRPFIQKWLKAGNRTCPQTQQVLSHTILTPNHLIRNMISQWCKNNGIQMPDSVQYLNDEGLTEADRDLFLSLLEKMSSTLSDQKVAARELRLLTKKMPSFRSLFGESADAIPQLVRPLSQSNSNVNPNLQEDIITTLLNLSIHDNNKKLVAETPKVIPLLVEALRSGTIETRSNAAAALFTLSALDSNKELIGKSGALKPLVELLDEGNPVAMKDVASALFSLCIIQDNKARAVRDGAVRAILKKIMSNVHVDELLAILAMLSNNQKAVEEMGDLGAVTCLLNIIRETSCGRSKENCIAVLYTICYSDRTKWKTLRDEEKTYGTISQLAQNGTARAKRKANGILDRLNRAINLTHTA from the exons atgGCGAAAACGGATGTTGTTGAAGGAGATCCACTTACCGTTAAAGAGATAGAGTTGAAAAGAGAGTTGCAGAGATTGGTTAAGGCGATTTTGTCTCAAGAGGAGATTAATGTTGATGCTATTGATAAAACCCAGCAAATCCTCCTTGATTTGAAGGAATTAAAGATTAAACGATCTCCATCCTCTCTCGATCTTCCTTTTCCTGACGAATTTCGATGTCCACTTTCTAAACAACTTATGACAGATCCTGTTATGCTTGCTTCCGGTCAG ACTTATGACAGACCCTTCATTCAGAAATGGTTAAAAGCTGGGAATAGGACGTGCCCTCAAACACAACAAGTACTTTCACATACAATTCTTACACCTAATCACTTGATTCGGAATATGATATCGCAATGGTGTAAAAATAATGGGATTCAAATGCCAGACTCTGTTCAGTATTTGAATGATGAAGGGTTGACTGAAGCTGACCGTGATTTGTTCTTGTCGTTGCTTGAGAAGATGTCTTCAACCTTATCTGATCAAAAAGTTGCTGCAAGAGAATTACGTTTGTTGACGAAGAAAATGCCTTCATTTCGGTCACTATTTGGAGAATCTGCAGATGCAATTCCTCAACTTGTTCGTCCCCTATCTCAAAGCAACAGCAATGTTAATCCAAATCTTCAGGAAGACATAATCACAACACTTTTGAATCTGTCCATCCATGACAACAATAAGAAGCTTGTCGCGGAGACTCCAAAAGTTATTCCACTTCTTGTGGAGGCATTAAGATCAGGAACGATTGAAACAAGGAGCAATGCAGCAGCTGCCCTTTTCACCCTATCTGCCCTTGATTCTAATAAAGAGCTTATCGGAAAATCTGGTGCCCTTAAACCACTGGTTGAACTTCTAGATGAAGGGAACCCAGTCGCAATGAAGGATGTTGCATCAGCTCTTTTTAGTCTTTGCATTATTCAGGACAATAAGGCGAGAGCGGTTAGAGATGGTGCTGTGAGGGCTATCCTGAAAAAGATAATGAGTAACGTGCATGTCGATGAGTTGCTAGCTATACTAGCTATGCTATCAAATAATCAAAAGGCAGTGGAGGAGATGGGTGACCTTGGGGCGGTTACATGTTTGCTTAATATAATAAGGGAGACCTCGTGTGGTCGCAGCAAGGAGAATTGTATTGCAGTCCTTTATACAATCTGTTACAGTGATCGAACCAAGTGGAAGACATTAAGGGATGAGGAGAAAACGTATGGGACAATCTCTCAACTTGCTCAAAATGGTACAGCAAGAGCCAAGAGGAAGGCTAATGGTATTCTAGACAGACTGAACAGGGCTATCAATCTTACTCATACTGCATAA